The following DNA comes from Fusarium verticillioides 7600 chromosome 9, whole genome shotgun sequence.
ATCACTACAGCAATTCCGGAGAAGAGGCATGAAACgatcaagagcctcaagaatTACCTCCAAGTTTCCGATATGTTGGACGATGATCTAGCAAATGTTTGCGAATCTCGGATGCCTGGATCGTGCGAGTGGATTTCGAACAAAGACGATTACATCAGATGGAGGGAcggtgaagaagctgatgcCAGAACGTTATGGATCAAGGGCAGACCTGCAACTGGGAAATCTGTTCTGGCTGGTTACGTTGTCAATCAGCTAAGGGAGTCTGGTCAGATTTGCAGCTACTTCTTCTTTAAACACGGAGACAGGTCCAAGGCTTATCTGGGCCGTTGTCTCCGACGTCTAGCCTTTCAGATGGCGGCATCGAACGTTGAAGCCAGTGATACCATTCTAAAGATGCAGGCGGATGGTATTTCTTTCGACGGCATTGACGAACGTACGCTCTGGAGGATTCTTTTCCTTTCCGGTATCTTTAGGGTTCCCATGGCTCGGCAATACTGGGTCATCGATGCCTTGGATGAGTGCTCAAACCCTCTGGTGCTTTTGCAGGCCATTCTCCCTACCATGGATGAGTCTATACCACTGCGGATTCTAGTCACAAGTCGAGACACGGTCGAGCTAGATCAAGGTTTCGCGGGCATCCCAGTGAATATGGTCCAGATTTTGCCAGTGACTACGACGGATACACAATCAGATCTCAGGCTCTTAATCAAAAGTCGGAGCCAGGCCTTGGCAATAGCGAGACCTCAAGATCGAAGCGCACTAGCTGAGACGATTTTAGACAAATCGAGAGGGTCTTTCTTGTGGACGATTTTGGTCATCGAGGAACTCCAACGCTGCCACAGTAGAAAGGAAATCCACCAGATTCTTGAAGATGTACCAAGGGGCATGAAGTCACTATACAAGCGGACTCTCGATTACATGTCACAAGTCAGCCGGGGAAAGGAGCTGGCCAAAACCATTCTAGTATGGGCAGCTTGTGCAGTTCGACCAATGACTATCGGTGAGCTAGATGGTGCTTTGACCCTGGATATTCAAGACACATTCCCGAACTTGGAGGAAAGCATTTCAACGCTATGCGGTCAGTTGGTGATTGTTGATAAGCAAGGACGAGTAAATATGGTGCATGAAACAGCCAGAGAATTCCTCACATCTGTTGGATTGGAATCCGAGTTCTCCATTGACGTAACTCAAGCCCACGCTCGAATGGCAGAGGTGTGTCTGAGCTACCTCGTAGGAGACGAGATGAAGCCTCCAAGGAACAGACGTCGCCGATCTTCGGCGAACTTACTAACAAGGCAGGATTTTGCCATCTATGCATACACAGCATACTCATATCATCTGTTGAAAGCTGATTCGTTAGCTGCAGGGACATTCCAGCTTGTCACTCAGTTCCTGAAGTCTAATGTGCTCACCTGGATCGAAGCGATTGCTGACTCCCGAGATCTCACACAACTCATTCGTGCCTCTAAGCATCTCAAAGCCTACATGAATCGGTGTGTTGTTGAACGCTCACCACTTGATCCTCAGATGAGGGCACTACGGCAATGGAGCATGGATCTTGCTCGGATTCCGGCCATGTTTGCTAATGCGCTCGCGGTATCACCCTCCGCAATATACTCACTAATACCTCCATTTTGTCCTACTGAGTCCATGATATACAAAGTAGGGGGCTCAAATCAGAGGCTCGAAGTCCTTGGTGCGTTCAACGAGCAATGGGATGATAGAATATTATGCGTCGATTTTCGGACGGGTCAACTGAAGGCTTTACGCTATGGGGATGGATTCCTAGCCATCGCACTTGGCTCAGGGACAGTCATACTGTATTACACTGCATCCCATCAGGAGTACAAAACCTTTGGTCATGGCGAATCTGTTAACCTGATTGCCTTCAAGACTGGATCCGACCTCATGGCAACATGTGGTAtcaagacaaccaagatctGGGACATCAGAACAGGTCAGGTAGTCCACACCCTCGTCAGCCCGCCACGTCCGCTGGGTATGGAATTCGACGGAGATATGCTCATCATTGCAAGTCGCAATAACTGCATAGACAGTTGGAAGTTGGGTCATAACGTCCGTCCCGAGTCGGTACGTAGACCATGGGGTGATGCCAATACACCAGAGGTGAACAGAATACCACTGAGTGGGGTTCCGTGCGCTCTTGCTCTTTCTACCAGCCATGGCATGCTTGCTGTAGCTTACAATGGACAGCCCATTATCCTATGGGATATGGAAGAGGACACTTATGCCGGTAGCTGCggaaagaagctctcaaatGGGGAGACTTCCACGCATGTCATCGTAGCGCTTGCGTTCAACCCCAATCCCGACATAGGCCTTCTTGCAGTTGCATATCTCGACGGCGATCTCGCTCTACTTGATCCTCATACCGACCGGCAGCTGGAGTGTTTTCGTGCCAACTGCCAAACCCTTGCCCCAAGCCCCAATGGACGTTTTCTTGCAGCAGGTTGTGCCAATGGAATCATCCATGTTTACGAGTTTGATACGTTTAAGCTCCTCTATAGGGTCAAGTCAAGTAACTCATACATAAAGCAACTTGCTTTCTCCAAGGACAGTATGCTACTCGCCGATATACGAGGTAGCCAGTGCACTGTGTGGAAACCGGAAGCACTGTTGCGGGAGTCCCTGAGCGATGACAGCAGTGGCCTCACTTCTGCGACTTTGATTGAGACGGTTTCTCTGGAGGCGAAAGCGAAGGTAACTTCTATGGCGCTCCATCACAAGTCTACAGTCATCCTTTGTGGGAAGGATGATGGGTCGGTCGTGTTCTATGAGCGAAAAACAGGAGCAAGTTTGGGCGTGCTCTACAAGCACAAATCTGCAGTTCGTTTGTTGGTTTGGATTGAAAATAGAGATGCTCTCCTCAGTGTCGATGCTTCCAACCGGATCTTTTTATACAGGATCCAAATGTCATCGGACAAAGGCTGGCTCACTGATCCAATAGAACTCTTCAAGACCCGCCTCGACTCTGAGAAGGCAATCACAGATGTCACAATAGGAGACGTCGCGGCCAAATTCCTGGTATCAACTCGCGAGTCCGATCATCTGTTCGACTTAAATGACGGtaagaatgagatggaacAAACATATCCCCAAATACCAAGCATCCGGAAATGGTTCCCCCATCCACAATCCTCCCAGCACCTGATATGTGTGGACAATGTCAAAATAAGCGCCCACAGCTGGCGCAACTTGACTGAAGTCTCTTCGATGAAACTTTCATTGGACGGTCAGACGGGAGAACTTACAAATGCGACCTTGTATTCACTTGGTCAAGAACACAGAATCATGCTCCATTTAGCGCAACCAAGAAGTTCCACACAAACCAGCAGAATTGCTGTCATCAACCTGGAACATATTCCTGTCCATGGCAGCGACTCTAGCCTCTCACAAAGGAGGCAAACATATGCTTTGGCCACGTTTCATCAATCTACCGCGGATGACAAGCGAGATATTATTAAGTCGTCAAACCTGACCGCTGCACTTTGTTCGCGTGTGACTCAATTTGAACTCGATATTACCCATTTCATAGGAGTTGATGACTCAAGCAGACTCATATTCCTGAATCATTCTTCTTGGGTATGCTCCGTTGATCTCAGCGCCAGCGGATTGGATATTACGCAGCGTGACGGCGAATCTTCAATAGAGATTTCTGAGCACTTTTTTATTCCGCAAGACTGGTTTGCTGGGAAAAAAGATATTGTTTGTATCTTGGCGAAGGGAGATATTGCACTAACTCGGGGCGGCGACCTGGCAGTAATCCGGGGTGGTGTTGAGTATAACGAGGCCGCGTTTCGTACGGTGGTCTGGACTGCGACGTGATATTTTCAGGCTCTTGTATCGGATATTTAACTGATAAGATATCTGCAAAGCTGCTGCTTCAACTTGAATTCCCTATTGCTAGGCTTCCCTTCACAACAGACACATCAAACCGTCCATCACTCCTCACTGAAGATGCATCACCCACCTTTCATCCGTGTTCGATCTGAGGATGGATATTTCAAGAATGTTTTCCTGTGCTTCCTTTTTAGAGGGAGCTCCAAAGTTTCGTATTACATTCGGCTAGAAGCCCTAATACGTCTCATTTCACTTACATGGCTCGCTACTGGTACTGTCTATCTCACAGGCAATGCTTAATTCAGTTCCTAGGAATTCTCTCTGTTGGATCTGTTACCATTGCGGCCATGAAAATGGGTAGCAAATCCTGGGGGACCGCGAAAACTTTAGTTCCCAGATGATAGCCCGCAAACTACAAGAAAGCATTGCTGCTTGTTTTGCCTATAACATATCTGAGGTCACCGTTCTCAAGAAATTGCAAAATCTGGGGAGAAAAGATAGTCTGTATTAATATTGCCGTAGCTATGTTATGTTCTCTGTTACTTTTCTCTTGGGGGCGGGCTGTTAGGATCATTTTGTTGCTTTGTCGGCCTTTGATCTTCTATCGTGTCTTATTGTCTTATTCCATAGCACCCTCAACACGATATGGGAGTTTAGAAATACATAAAACAGTCAAGACCCAGAGGAGAACTTCCTCGAAGATAAAGACTTTTGCAATATCCTTTCGCGTCATCTTGTCCAATGGCCGACTTGTATTGACAAATGGCGACCAGCTCCTCTTTCGCAATGCCTTGATCCCGTTAAGCGTGAGACGAACGGCCAACTCTTGTAGATAGACGATGATGCATTGCTTGTGGAATAAATAGTAAAAGATGCGGGGGATTGGCCAAGTGTCAGAGGGTATGGCTGGCACCGAGTAATCGAGTATCATCAGCTCAACGAGTAAGTATGACGGATTTCGAGCAAATGCCAACAATGCATGCGTCCCTGGATCCCCTGTATGCTTGAGAAAGGGTGAGGCGTAGATGTCTATTAACCGACTCAATACAGAAAGTGCAGCGACGGCGATCTTTAACTGTACACTCATCTTGAGGATCGTGGTTGGAGGATAGCAAACGACtgatgtttggtgtttcCGAATGGGGTGTCGTACTGGACCAGCttaagaaggaaaaggtcgAAGTCTGTGGGTTCACTAATGAGGCCGATCGAACCCCTTTTATATGTTTCTTGAGGCCCGTTGGTAAAGTTAAAAACATCTCAAGGTTGCGAATGGAAAAGTTTAATGATAGACTGCGTAGAGAGAGTCGAATCGGAGGCCCCAAACTCGAACTATGTTCACCAGGACGATCGTGTTATTATGTATTTGTTCAACTATACGGAGCGCAAGCTTATGCCGAAAGAGCAAGCACTGAAATGGACCGACATAATGGCTGTCAGCTGCGTAAAGGCTTTGAACCTATCCGGTTGTCTTCTTAAATAGCGTAACCTCCATCTGGAGGCTTGATGTGTACAGACCACGATAGAAATCATGCCTTATATAAGAGGTTTAAGAAAACTTCTGACCGTATAGTCTAAGGTCCTCTAAGTTTTTAAAGACATTAACCAAATATTCATGTCGTTCAGATTAGATGTCCTAAGTTTTGTTGTCTCCCGTACCGTGGTTATTGGATAATCATGTAATTCACAATGGATCAATAGAGTATGAGAACTTGATGCACGGCTgcttacctacctaagtaGGTATACTGATAGATGGTGCCCTCAATTCTACGACTTCTCTCCGCCCCCGTAGTAAAGCTTGATCATGAGATGTGATTGACAACGAGTCTCGCGGTCATGAAGGGCAAACCTTATTCGAGTCTCTTACGTTAAGGCAATGTCCTGGCTAGATTTTACTTTAATCATGTCATGTGTACCGAGTAACAGCACGATCAGGCCGACTGACACTGGTCTGACATacaagagaagaggctggatgatcaagtcaagcttATTCAGCCCTATGTTATGCCACAGATAAATTTAGACTGAGTCTGACCTAAGTTCTCATCTACTGACATGGCCCGTCTTATGACTACGGAGTCCTCCGCGTCTTAAGTCAGAGTAAGAATCCGcagtcaaggccatcatAGCTCTGAGTCATCCATTGCTAGTAATTCATGAGCAGTAATGCATCTTAATTTCTCTATTAGTCTATAAATGGCATTGGAAATTGGGATAAGATCTCCATTAATAAACCTACGTGAGGTAGGAAACAAGATATAACATCAGATATTGAAGCGGTGATGTTCGACAGCGAGATTCGTGGTCGTTCAAGAGGGCTTCGTTGAACTAGAGTACACAAAATACCATTTATCATATTAGCTATAGCTGAAATAACCTGGTCTGAATAAGCCCCTTGTCTTCCTTATGTCCGAAACTCGGAGGGTTACTCTCTCATCCCACTTCCTCAGGGTTTGACTCAACTATGATATCTTCTAGAACCAATCCGGTACGGACCAATCCCCTCTATTATTCTCTTAACACTGAAAATCTTGTGAACATTTTATTTTGGTTAGAATCTGTTAAAATCACACTCAAGTTAAGTTGTTGGTGCCTTGTGGCATCTCAGAGTTCGTTCGACGTCTAGTATTCAGGCTCTCTTAGCAATACCAGAACCGCAAAATGCTTCTGTGAGCTATGATCCGGCAGAGCAAGCACCATGTTCCATTACTGTTTCCCCATCCATTCCTAGAGTACCACTCTCCGGGCGACCTCAAAACTGTGTCACGGATTTTTAGCTACCTAAAAGGTGCCATGGAAGTCAGACACACGTCAGTCTGTGCTCAAGGTACCTCAGCTTAAGAGAATAAAAGTCACCTATGAATTAAAGCAACATCATGCTTGGGATTGCGCATGTGATCAAAAGAGCTTCATAAATTGAGCCACGGCCTTATGCCAAATTCAATGTCTTGTATACTGCAGAGCTACAGTTCTAAAGTGGTATGAGTGGGATCCATTCTACATGGTAGAGGAATTGGTCATAGCAGCTGCATTGTCCCATTTGGCTggtaactacctaccttacaaTACTGGAACGTCGTTTCTCGGCATCAGACTGTGAATCGTGAAGTCTTGTTTAAgccatcattcttctccggccttggggagcaagaaaacacaagaccTAAGTTTAGagtaataaaataaactctaTAAAGGGCATCTTAAATTTATTTCCAGTTTATACTAaattacctaaatcttttcatCTAGTCTCCAGGTCCCGAGTTTCACTTCCTCCCCCAGTCCCGTAACTTACTTACCTCCGTAGCTGTTATAAGTTTTATTACTCATTTTGGGTACTTGCGACTCCCGCTGAAAGGACTCTTGCCAGTTCTGGAGAAGGACTACAAGTGGAAGGGTTAGTTACTGCCAACTGGGTGACCtccttgcttttctttcctaTCTTATCTAGATGCAAAAGGAAGTCGCTCAAGTCCAGCCGGGGCCCAAAATCCCTTCTTCATTAGCATGTGCTTCCAGCTCTATCACCAGCTTCGAATTACAGCAGCAACAAAGCCCCTCCTTCATTAGCCTGGGCTTTCAAGTCTATCAACGTTACGCCTGCCGAATTCGAAATGGACTTGAGTGCGACCCCTTTCTCTCTCGATCAGCGATATCTGGCCCCCGGCGATGAAACATTTTCGACTTATTGGTATGTCTCAAGCTCTTATTACTGTGAATATAGTCTAACTCCAGCATAGAATCTCTCTCACATAATCCAGCAACCGAACTTTCTCATGATTATTTGCACTACGGCCGTACCAGCAACCAACACCCACATGCAGGGTGCCCGTTGATCAACATGTGGCCGCCTTCACTTGGAGAGCTTTGGGGAAAATGGCGATTATCGATCGGGTCTTGGAATGCTGAAGTTCTTTGATCACCGTTCCCTTCTTTATCTTGCCCTGATGGCTGGACCGCTTCACTCAGCTCTGAGACCAGGATCAAGGGATCTTAGTATCAATCCTCATTTGTGAAGGTTGTACAGTGGCCAGTGGATTAAATTGGAGTACTTATCCTGTTCAAAATGATACTTCGAGTCCGTACTCAACAGAAGAATACAGAGGGAGTCCATAAGATAGCTTCGGCA
Coding sequences within:
- a CDS encoding hypothetical protein (At least one base has a quality score < 10), with the translated sequence MFFRKQRRPKPDLHPSSSTGSRDSTKGLRNLFPLSKPQSKTSTTLDEQPKVEKGSLGLNLLYCPTEPEIDLIFVHGLGGNSRKTWSKSFADQSHFWPEDWLSQDPAFRNVRIHSYGYDSYYLKGKEDCLNVHHIGKSFLGAISIAPCIANSKTYIIVIGHSMGGLVMKKAYILAKQDAEHNALASRFAAFYFLATPHRGANSAKMLKNLLKIAYDRTYVGDLEPNSEAVQVINDEFRHFSADLELWSFYETQNMKYFSSLIVDPESAVLGYRGEKQIPMTADHRSICKFDTPQDSNYILLRDSLASTVSKITTAIPEKRHETIKSLKNYLQVSDMLDDDLANVCESRMPGSCEWISNKDDYIRWRDGEEADARTLWIKGRPATGKSVLAGYVVNQLRESGQICSYFFFKHGDRSKAYLGRCLRRLAFQMAASNVEASDTILKMQADGISFDGIDERTLWRILFLSGIFRVPMARQYWVIDALDECSNPLVLLQAILPTMDESIPLRILVTSRDTVELDQGFAGIPVNMVQILPVTTTDTQSDLRLLIKSRSQALAIARPQDRSALAETILDKSRGSFLWTILVIEELQRCHSRKEIHQILEDVPRGMKSLYKRTLDYMSQVSRGKELAKTILVWAACAVRPMTIGELDGALTLDIQDTFPNLEESISTLCGQLVIVDKQGRVNMVHETAREFLTSVGLESEFSIDVTQAHARMAEVCLSYLVGDEMKPPRNRRRRSSANLLTRQDFAIYAYTAYSYHLLKADSLAAGTFQLVTQFLKSNVLTWIEAIADSRDLTQLIRASKHLKAYMNRCVVERSPLDPQMRALRQWSMDLARIPAMFANALAVSPSAIYSLIPPFCPTESMIYKVGGSNQRLEVLGAFNEQWDDRILCVDFRTGQLKALRYGDGFLAIALGSGTVILYYTASHQEYKTFGHGESVNLIAFKTGSDLMATCGIKTTKIWDIRTGQVVHTLVSPPRPLGMEFDGDMLIIASRNNCIDSWKLGHNVRPESVRRPWGDANTPEVNRIPLSGVPCALALSTSHGMLAVAYNGQPIILWDMEEDTYAGSCGKKLSNGETSTHVIVALAFNPNPDIGLLAVAYLDGDLALLDPHTDRQLECFRANCQTLAPSPNGRFLAAGCANGIIHVYEFDTFKLLYRVKSSNSYIKQLAFSKDSMLLADIRGSQCTVWKPEALLRESLSDDSSGLTSATLIETVSLEAKAKVTSMALHHKSTVILCGKDDGSVVFYERKTGASLGVLYKHKSAVRLLVWIENRDALLSVDASNRIFLYRIQMSSDKGWLTDPIELFKTRLDSEKAITDVTIGDVAAKFLVSTRESDHLFDLNDGKNEMEQTYPQIPSIRKWFPHPQSSQHLICVDNVKISAHSWRNLTEVSSMKLSLDGQTGELTNATLYSLGQEHRIMLHLAQPRSSTQTSRIAVINLEHIPVHGSDSSLSQRRQTYALATFHQSTADDKRDIIKSSNLTAALCSRVTQFELDITHFIGVDDSSRLIFLNHSSWVCSVDLSASGLDITQRDGESSIEISEHFFIPQDWFAGKKDIVCILAKGDIALTRGGDLAVIRGGVEYNEAAFRTVVWTAT